From a single Clostridium isatidis genomic region:
- a CDS encoding ABC transporter permease, translating into MDNLKNLNINKELFTPLKDEEKEFEQIVRPSIGYWADAWRRLKRNKLAIFSLGLIIIIMLFAFFGPLLFEKIKGYTYYDTNLQATDLRPSAEHWFGTDNLGRDLFVRVMYGARYSLIIAIAAAAINLVIGVLYGGIAGFFGGQVDNIMMRIVDVLYSIPTQIYVIILMASLKKEGSTGLVTIILAMAISYWVGMARIVRGDILQLKQQEFVLAAKALGASNTRILFKHLIPNSMGSILVTLTLFIPSAIFTEAFLSFIGLGINAPLASLGTLANDASGLLSTAAYQLLFPAGMICLIILAFNLFGDGLTEALDPKNKK; encoded by the coding sequence ACATAAATAAAGAACTATTTACTCCTTTAAAAGATGAGGAAAAGGAATTTGAACAAATAGTTAGACCAAGTATTGGATATTGGGCTGATGCTTGGAGAAGATTAAAAAGAAATAAATTAGCAATATTTTCATTAGGTTTAATTATAATAATTATGCTATTTGCTTTTTTTGGACCTTTACTTTTTGAAAAAATAAAAGGATATACTTATTATGATACAAATTTACAAGCAACAGACTTAAGACCAAGTGCTGAACATTGGTTTGGTACTGACAACTTAGGAAGAGATTTGTTTGTAAGAGTAATGTATGGCGCTAGATATTCTTTGATTATAGCAATTGCAGCTGCAGCTATTAATTTAGTAATAGGTGTTTTATATGGTGGAATTGCTGGTTTCTTTGGTGGTCAAGTTGATAATATAATGATGAGAATAGTTGATGTATTATATTCTATACCAACTCAAATATATGTTATTATTTTAATGGCCTCCTTAAAAAAAGAAGGTTCAACAGGTCTTGTAACTATTATATTAGCTATGGCTATATCATATTGGGTAGGTATGGCTAGAATAGTTAGAGGAGATATTCTTCAATTAAAACAACAAGAGTTTGTTCTAGCAGCTAAGGCGCTAGGTGCATCAAATACAAGAATTTTATTTAAACATTTAATACCTAACTCAATGGGATCAATTTTAGTTACATTAACATTATTTATACCTTCAGCTATATTTACTGAAGCTTTCCTAAGTTTTATAGGTTTAGGAATAAATGCTCCATTAGCTTCTCTTGGAACGTTGGCTAATGATGCTAGTGGACTATTGTCAACAGCAGCATATCAGCTGCTATTCCCTGCAGGTATGATATGCTTAATTATATTAGCATTTAACTTGTTTGGTGATGGATTAACAGAAGCTTTAGACCCAAAGAATAAAAAATAG